A region of Mesoplodon densirostris isolate mMesDen1 chromosome 11, mMesDen1 primary haplotype, whole genome shotgun sequence DNA encodes the following proteins:
- the BLOC1S1 gene encoding biogenesis of lysosome-related organelles complex 1 subunit 1: MLSRLLKEHQAKQNERKELQEKRRREAITAATCLTEALVDHLNVGVAQAYMNQRKLDHEVKTLQVQAAQFAKQTGQWIGMVENFNQALKEIGDVENWARSIELDMRTIATALEYIYKGQLQSAPS, from the exons ATGCTGTCCCGCCTGCTGAAAGAACACCAGGCCAAGCAGAATGAACGCAAGGAGCTGCAGG AGAAGAGGAGGCGAGAGGCTATCACTGCAGCGACCTGCCTGACAGAAGCTTTGGTGGATCACCTCAATGTGGG CGTGGCCCAGGCCTACATGAACCAGAGAAAGCTGGACCACGAGGTGAAGACCCTACAGGTCCAGGCTGCCCAGTTTGCCAAGCAGACAGGCCAGTGGATCGGGATGGTGGAGAACTTCAACCAGGCGCTCAAG GAAATCGGGGATGTGGAGAACTGGGCTCGGAGCATCGAGCTGGACATGCGCACCATTGCCACCGCGCTGGAGTACATCTACAAAGGGCAGCTGCAGTCGGCCCCCTCCTAg